The Juglans microcarpa x Juglans regia isolate MS1-56 chromosome 2S, Jm3101_v1.0, whole genome shotgun sequence genome has a window encoding:
- the LOC121253538 gene encoding uncharacterized protein LOC121253538, producing the protein MNVFKLPRRLCKEISALLGNFWWGKNKDRKGIHWKSWDCLAGAKNSGGLGFRNLEDFNVALLGKHVWRFLNDPTSLVAQVYNSKYHRNSCILDAKVGNAPSFIWRSVWAAKEVTKEGLIWQVGNGRSIKIWKHRWLPKPSSYCVKSLVSSLGIEARVSDLIIPELKVWNEKLIRDHFGVEEAELICSMPISKREGEDKRIWIHCTDGKFNVKSAYHMARDIRRREEGEVLGGGKEADRWRKLWSLNILGATKNFVWRACTNSLPSKALLLKKSVGVTDKCPICKTENETILHALWQCTAVNDVWACKGSGVLKWSAMAEDFRDLWDRLCLKLNSSLLEEVIVILRGIWHRRNKFVFENIFSGPAQVIEGAIQSLDGFREALRNNETNSKGGSPVSTIKQW; encoded by the coding sequence ATGAATGTTTTTAAACTTCCTAGAAGATTGTGCAAAGAAATTTCAGCTTTGTTGGGAAACTTTTGGTGGGGGAAAAATAAAGACAGAAAAGGGATCCATTGGAAAAGCTGGGACTGTTTGGCAGGGGCAAAAAACAGTGGAGGATTGGGTTTTAGAAACTTGGAGGACTTCAATGTGGCCTTATTAGGTAAACATGTTTGGAGGTTTTTAAATGACCCCACATCATTAGTGGCACAGGTATACAACAGTAAATACCATAGAAATAGTTGTATTTTGGATGCAAAGGTTGGCAATGCGCCATCTTTTATATGGAGAAGTGTGTGGGCAGCAAAAGAGGTTACTAAAGAAGGGCTAATATGGCAGGTGGGTAATGGAAGAAGTATTAAGATCTGGAAACACAGGTGGTTACCTAAACCTTCATCTTATTGTGTTAAATCTTTGGTCTCCTCACTAGGGATTGAGGCAAGGGTTTCAGATTTAATTATCCCAGAATTGAAGGTGTGGAATGAGAAGCTTATTAGAGACCATTTTGGTGTTGAGGAGGCTGAACTGATTTGTAGTATGCCTATTAGCAAAAGAGAAGGGGAAGATAAGAGGATATGGATTCATTGTACTGATGGGAAGTTTAATGTTAAAAGTGCATATCACATGGCAAGAGACATAAGGAGAAGGGAAGAAGGAGAGGTTTTGGGAGGGGGAAAAGAAGCTGATAGGTGGAGAAAACTATGGAGTTTAAACATTCTAGGGGCCACAAAAAATTTTGTATGGAGGGCATGTACCAACTCTCTTCCCTCGAAAGCTTTGCTTCTCAAGAAAAGTGTTGGGGTAACTGATAAGTGCCCAATTTGTAAAACTGAAAATGAGACAATTTTACATGCTTTATGGCAGTGCACAGCCGTGAATGATGTGTGGGCCTGTAAGGGGAGTGGTGTGCTGAAATGGAGTGCTATGGCAGAGGATTTTAGGGATCTATGGGATAGACTTTGTTTGAAACTAAACTCTAGTTTATTAGAGGAAGTGATAGTTATTCTCAGGGGTATTTGGCATAGAcgaaataaatttgtttttgaaaatattttttctggtCCTGCACAGGTTATTGAAGGGGCCATTCAATCCTTAGATGGTTTTAGAGAAGCTTTGAGGAATAATGAAACTAACTCGAAAGGTGGGAGCCCTGTGTCTACCATCAAACAGTGGTAG